One segment of Vagococcus martis DNA contains the following:
- a CDS encoding 3'-5' exonuclease, with protein MNFIAFDFETANFQKHSACSIALVMVKNDEIVGSYYSLIQPETDFHWKNRQIHGIHPEDVMNAPKFPEVWEQIKPYFKENRLIVAHNASFDCAILKGCLDYYGLEQPHYLSLCTVRTSRKLFPEFDNHKLNTVSEKLGITLDNHHNALDDSLACAKIVLYQAKHFGVEPLKKLVKVM; from the coding sequence ATGAATTTTATTGCGTTTGACTTTGAAACAGCCAATTTTCAAAAACATAGTGCCTGCTCCATTGCTCTTGTTATGGTGAAAAATGATGAAATTGTAGGGAGTTATTATTCGCTTATTCAACCTGAGACAGATTTTCATTGGAAAAATAGACAAATTCATGGCATTCATCCTGAAGATGTGATGAATGCACCAAAATTTCCTGAAGTTTGGGAGCAGATTAAACCATATTTTAAAGAAAATCGCTTGATTGTGGCACATAATGCTAGTTTTGATTGTGCTATTTTAAAAGGTTGCCTTGATTATTACGGATTGGAGCAACCTCATTATTTGTCATTATGTACGGTAAGAACCAGTCGAAAACTTTTTCCAGAATTTGACAATCATAAATTAAATACTGTCAGTGAAAAATTAGGTATTACGCTAGATAACCATCATAATGCTTTGGATGATAGTTTAGCTTGTGCCAAGATTGTACTTTATCAAGCCAAGCATTTTGGCGTAGAACCACTAAAAAAGTTAGTTAAAGTCATGTAA
- the trpX gene encoding tryptophan ABC transporter substrate-binding protein, translating into MTNKRLKYAVAIISGILFISFITGFDKSKTGSTTQHKKVPTIGVLQFVSHPSLDLIYKGFIEELEREGYKDKETIHIDFQNGQADQSKLSSMSQQLMSKKPDALVGIATPAAQALANQTTDIPIILGAISDPKAAGLVKDNNHPGGNITGVSDQSPVEAQVKLMKELLPTLKTIGVIYSSAEDNSQSQVDRFKTVAQKEGLTVKTYAVPSTNEISQMTHVMTGEVDAIYTPTDNTIANGFQTIVSIADDANIPIFPSVDTMVEEGGIATIGINQYDLGVQTAKMVVDVITKKKSPSDTPIYTFQTGDLVINEEKAQKLGIEIPDELKKEMKK; encoded by the coding sequence ATGACAAACAAACGATTAAAGTATGCAGTAGCAATCATTTCAGGAATACTATTCATCTCTTTTATAACAGGATTTGATAAAAGTAAAACAGGATCAACGACACAACATAAAAAAGTGCCAACTATTGGGGTATTACAATTTGTCAGCCACCCATCTCTTGATTTGATTTACAAAGGATTTATCGAAGAATTAGAAAGAGAAGGGTATAAAGATAAGGAAACGATCCATATTGATTTTCAAAACGGACAAGCAGATCAAAGTAAACTCTCTAGTATGAGCCAACAATTAATGAGTAAAAAGCCTGATGCTCTTGTTGGCATTGCTACTCCTGCAGCACAAGCATTAGCAAACCAAACAACAGATATTCCAATCATTCTTGGCGCCATTAGTGATCCCAAAGCTGCTGGATTAGTGAAAGATAATAATCATCCTGGAGGAAATATCACTGGAGTCAGTGATCAGTCGCCAGTTGAAGCTCAAGTTAAATTGATGAAAGAATTATTGCCAACACTGAAAACTATTGGGGTGATTTACTCATCAGCAGAAGATAATTCACAATCGCAAGTGGATCGTTTTAAAACAGTAGCTCAAAAAGAGGGACTTACGGTTAAAACGTATGCTGTTCCTTCGACAAATGAAATCTCTCAAATGACTCACGTTATGACAGGAGAAGTAGATGCCATCTACACACCAACTGACAATACCATTGCAAATGGCTTCCAAACAATTGTCTCTATAGCAGATGACGCAAATATTCCAATATTTCCATCAGTCGATACGATGGTGGAAGAAGGAGGTATTGCCACAATCGGCATCAATCAATACGATTTAGGTGTTCAGACAGCAAAAATGGTGGTAGACGTCATTACTAAGAAAAAATCTCCAAGTGATACACCAATATATACATTTCAAACAGGAGATCTGGTAATAAATGAAGAAAAAGCACAGAAATTGGGAATTGAGATTCCAGATGAATTGAAAAAAGAAATGAAGAAATAA
- a CDS encoding ABC transporter ATP-binding protein, with product MTKALEIKNGVKTIASGRHIMDHLNFSVSPGDFVTILGGNGAGKSTLFNAISGQLTLTSGSVQLNGEDVTTKSEEYRAKYIARVFQDPKLGTAPRMTVAENLLLAELRGKKRGLKKRQLNQQKEFFFEQCQKIGNGLENHLDTPTGNLSGGQRQALSLLMATIQKPDLLLLDEHTAALDPKTSKQLMALTEKTIEENELTCLMITHRMEDALNFGNRLIVLDSGQIKKDFNKEEKSQLDLPDLLTFFNL from the coding sequence ATGACTAAAGCACTTGAAATAAAAAATGGTGTCAAAACGATTGCTAGTGGACGACATATTATGGACCATCTTAATTTTAGCGTGTCTCCTGGAGATTTTGTTACGATTTTAGGTGGAAATGGTGCAGGGAAATCGACTTTGTTTAATGCAATATCAGGACAATTGACGTTAACAAGTGGCAGTGTTCAGCTAAATGGAGAAGACGTGACAACGAAAAGTGAAGAATACCGAGCGAAATATATCGCACGCGTCTTTCAAGACCCAAAACTTGGCACCGCACCAAGAATGACAGTTGCTGAAAATCTATTATTAGCAGAATTACGTGGAAAGAAGAGAGGGTTAAAAAAGAGACAGCTTAATCAACAAAAAGAGTTTTTCTTTGAGCAATGCCAAAAAATTGGTAATGGACTGGAAAATCATCTCGACACCCCAACTGGTAACCTTTCAGGAGGACAAAGACAGGCATTGAGTTTACTTATGGCAACGATTCAAAAGCCTGACTTGTTACTACTGGATGAACATACTGCTGCACTTGATCCTAAAACGAGTAAACAACTGATGGCATTAACCGAGAAAACGATTGAAGAAAATGAATTAACTTGTTTAATGATTACCCATCGTATGGAGGACGCGTTGAACTTTGGCAATCGACTGATTGTCCTTGATTCTGGCCAAATAAAAAAAGACTTTAATAAAGAAGAAAAAAGTCAACTTGATTTACCGGATTTATTAACGTTCTTTAATCTATGA
- a CDS encoding UDP-N-acetylmuramoyl-L-alanyl-D-glutamate--L-lysine ligase: MTISLQQIEQLLKENKLLKEFIHKNSWHYDLPVENKTLTHLSYDSRNVTSETLFFCKGASFKEEYLMSSLAEGLQIYVSETPFDVDAHLGIIVTDIRKAMAILSMAFYDYPQSKLKLVAFTGTKGKTTSAYFLKYMLDEYNNQKTAMFSTMNSTLDGQTYFKSHLTTPESLDLYRMMNEAVTNGMTHLVMEVSSQAYKLNRVYQLTFDIGIFLNISPDHISPIEHPTFDDYYYCKRQLIHHSKQFIVNLDTTNVQLILEEAQNSQIPTVTYSATNKEADYHWEKGSTSTSFEVKSKQDLLNLCATYELGLMGDFNKDNALASIMAARLLDVPIETCQEGLKKAMVPGRMEQLTQKNGSKVYIDYAHNKVSLTSLLSFAKQEHHDGRIITVIGSTGDKAISRRKDFGEVLNDYTDVAILTSDDPGNEKPHDIAKEISRYIVNDSVEQHIELDREAAIKKALSMATSQDTVILAGKGRDLYQKIAGEDVAYAGDFTIAERTINE, translated from the coding sequence TTGACAATATCATTGCAACAGATTGAACAACTATTAAAAGAAAATAAGTTATTAAAAGAATTTATACATAAAAACAGCTGGCATTATGATTTGCCTGTAGAAAATAAAACATTAACCCATTTATCCTATGACTCACGAAACGTGACAAGTGAGACGTTATTTTTTTGTAAAGGGGCAAGCTTTAAAGAAGAATATCTTATGTCTTCTTTGGCTGAAGGATTGCAGATATATGTATCTGAAACACCATTTGACGTTGACGCACATTTAGGAATTATTGTCACGGATATACGTAAGGCAATGGCTATTTTAAGTATGGCATTTTATGATTATCCACAAAGTAAACTCAAACTCGTTGCCTTTACCGGAACAAAAGGTAAAACAACGTCTGCTTACTTTTTAAAATACATGTTAGATGAATACAATAATCAAAAGACAGCCATGTTTTCTACGATGAACTCAACATTAGATGGTCAAACGTATTTCAAATCACACTTAACGACTCCTGAGTCCCTAGACTTGTATCGTATGATGAATGAAGCGGTAACTAATGGCATGACACACTTAGTGATGGAAGTCTCATCTCAAGCATATAAATTGAATAGAGTGTATCAACTTACGTTTGATATTGGGATTTTTCTAAATATTTCACCTGATCATATTAGTCCAATCGAACACCCAACGTTTGACGATTATTACTATTGTAAACGTCAGTTGATTCATCATTCAAAACAATTTATCGTGAATTTAGATACAACAAATGTCCAACTGATTTTAGAAGAAGCACAGAATAGCCAAATTCCAACAGTGACATACAGTGCCACTAATAAGGAAGCTGATTATCATTGGGAAAAAGGTAGTACATCAACAAGTTTTGAGGTAAAAAGTAAACAAGATTTATTAAACCTATGTGCTACTTATGAACTCGGCTTAATGGGGGATTTCAATAAAGACAATGCTTTGGCAAGTATTATGGCTGCCAGATTATTAGATGTTCCAATTGAAACGTGCCAAGAAGGACTAAAAAAAGCGATGGTACCTGGAAGAATGGAACAATTAACACAGAAAAATGGCTCAAAAGTCTATATTGACTATGCTCATAATAAGGTGAGCTTAACAAGTTTACTTAGCTTTGCAAAACAAGAGCATCACGATGGGCGAATTATTACGGTGATAGGTAGTACGGGAGATAAGGCTATTTCACGAAGAAAAGACTTTGGCGAAGTGTTAAATGATTACACTGATGTTGCCATTTTAACGTCTGATGATCCGGGAAATGAAAAACCACATGATATTGCAAAAGAAATTAGTCGCTATATTGTAAATGACTCAGTTGAGCAGCACATCGAACTTGACCGTGAAGCAGCTATAAAAAAAGCTCTAAGCATGGCGACAAGTCAAGATACTGTTATTCTCGCAGGTAAAGGGAGAGATCTTTATCAAAAAATTGCAGGAGAAGATGTTGCTTATGCGGGAGATTTCACGATTGCAGAACGTACAATAAACGAATAA
- a CDS encoding ABC transporter permease — MIVSTIGQGILWSVLGLGIYLTYRILDFPDLTTEGSFPLGGAICVTAITNGVSPIVATLLGMIGGMLAGLTTGLLYTKGKIPVILSGILVMSALNSVMLFVMKSPNLSLLNQPKLFSLLKFAKLPANFDVVLIGLIIIAIVIACLLGFLNTDLGQAYIATGDNEVMAKSLGIHTDKMKILGLVVSNGLIGLSGALIAQSDGYADINKGIGVIVIGLASIILGELLFGELTMIERFIAIVVGSIIYQLLILAVIKLSFDTTYLKFYSSVILGICLIIPELSRKFGKTKGGATND; from the coding sequence ATGATTGTATCAACTATAGGACAAGGCATATTATGGTCAGTATTAGGATTAGGCATTTATTTAACTTATCGAATTTTAGACTTTCCAGATTTAACAACAGAAGGAAGTTTTCCTCTAGGTGGGGCAATTTGTGTGACTGCCATTACGAATGGTGTGTCACCCATTGTCGCCACACTTTTAGGAATGATTGGTGGCATGTTAGCTGGACTTACAACAGGCTTACTCTATACAAAAGGAAAAATTCCAGTGATTTTATCGGGAATACTAGTCATGAGTGCATTGAACTCTGTGATGTTGTTTGTTATGAAATCACCTAATCTCTCTTTACTAAATCAACCAAAACTGTTTTCTCTATTAAAGTTTGCCAAGTTACCTGCAAACTTTGATGTGGTTTTAATCGGTCTGATTATTATTGCGATTGTCATTGCCTGTTTACTTGGTTTCTTGAATACTGACTTAGGACAAGCCTATATCGCCACAGGAGATAATGAAGTGATGGCAAAATCCCTTGGCATTCACACCGATAAAATGAAAATTTTAGGTTTAGTCGTGTCTAATGGACTGATTGGTCTATCTGGTGCTCTGATTGCACAAAGTGATGGCTATGCTGATATTAATAAAGGGATTGGTGTGATTGTCATAGGTTTAGCATCAATTATTTTAGGAGAATTATTATTTGGTGAGTTGACCATGATAGAGCGTTTTATCGCGATTGTCGTTGGGAGTATTATTTATCAGTTACTCATACTAGCTGTTATCAAACTAAGTTTTGATACCACATACTTGAAATTTTATTCTTCTGTGATTCTTGGAATTTGTTTAATCATTCCAGAGTTAAGTCGAAAATTTGGTAAGACAAAAGGAGGAGCGACAAATGACTAA
- a CDS encoding bifunctional aspartate transaminase/aspartate 4-decarboxylase, translated as MINKTDEKKIEKLGAFEISEKMVELAKENTKGNPYLNAGRGNPNWINKKARLAFSRLLEFGIEESERTISDGDLVGYTELDGISNRFISFLDPNNNETDDFLMTCLDYLKNDLSLNLDEVVKEFVDGVLGNLYPSPNRVLNNTEVILNHYLQSVLYNGVDLANDTTLFPTEGGSAAIVYTFQSLRENKLIRPGDKIAINTPIFTPYLQIPVLNDYELVEVDLSSKEENNWEIDADTIQKLNDPELKAFFLVNPSNPGSKALNDTSLAEIKKAVENNPDLMIITDDVYGTFVEDFQTVYSVCPFNTLLVYSYSKLFGATGWRLGVIALNKENVFDKLIANLSDEEHEELNKRYNLVVMDTQEMSFINRMVADSRSIGLYHIAGLSTPSQIMEALFSLTHLVVKNEEDSYIEASKKLVNERYENLHAALNYQKDESEKNAKYYSMINIYHLAEERYGIDFKNYLMEHYEQIDFLVNLAQKNGIVLMDGVGFGANPGDLRVSEANLPTKDYQQIGLQMLELLNDYYQTFKKNQ; from the coding sequence ATGATAAACAAAACAGACGAAAAGAAAATTGAAAAACTTGGAGCGTTTGAAATTAGTGAAAAAATGGTAGAACTCGCAAAAGAAAATACTAAAGGCAATCCTTATTTAAATGCTGGACGAGGAAACCCAAATTGGATAAATAAAAAAGCACGTTTAGCCTTTTCTAGACTGTTAGAATTTGGGATAGAAGAATCAGAAAGAACGATTTCTGATGGCGATTTAGTTGGGTACACCGAACTTGATGGTATTTCTAATCGTTTTATCTCTTTCTTAGATCCTAATAATAACGAAACGGATGACTTTTTGATGACGTGTTTAGACTATCTAAAAAATGATTTATCACTAAACCTTGATGAGGTAGTGAAAGAATTTGTAGATGGTGTACTTGGTAATCTCTATCCTTCACCAAATCGCGTTTTAAACAATACAGAAGTTATTTTAAATCACTATCTACAAAGTGTTTTGTACAATGGGGTTGATTTGGCTAATGATACCACTCTTTTTCCAACTGAAGGAGGAAGTGCCGCGATTGTTTACACATTCCAATCATTAAGAGAAAATAAATTGATTCGTCCTGGAGATAAAATTGCGATTAACACACCAATTTTTACGCCGTATCTTCAAATCCCTGTTTTAAATGACTATGAACTAGTAGAAGTGGATTTATCTTCAAAAGAAGAAAATAATTGGGAAATAGATGCCGACACTATCCAAAAGTTAAATGATCCTGAATTAAAAGCATTTTTCTTAGTAAATCCAAGTAATCCTGGTTCCAAAGCGTTAAATGATACCAGTTTAGCAGAGATAAAAAAAGCAGTTGAGAATAATCCAGACTTGATGATTATTACAGATGATGTGTATGGTACTTTTGTAGAAGATTTTCAAACGGTGTATTCAGTTTGCCCATTTAACACATTGCTGGTTTACTCTTATTCAAAACTATTTGGGGCAACTGGTTGGCGATTAGGTGTGATAGCATTAAACAAAGAGAACGTGTTTGATAAACTAATTGCTAATTTATCTGATGAAGAGCACGAGGAATTAAATAAACGCTATAATTTAGTTGTGATGGACACTCAAGAAATGAGCTTTATCAATCGTATGGTAGCTGATAGTCGCTCAATCGGGCTATATCATATTGCTGGTTTGTCTACACCATCTCAAATAATGGAAGCCTTGTTTAGTTTAACTCATTTGGTTGTGAAAAATGAGGAAGATTCATATATAGAAGCATCAAAAAAACTCGTGAATGAACGCTATGAAAACCTTCATGCTGCGCTAAACTATCAAAAAGATGAGAGCGAAAAAAATGCGAAATATTATTCAATGATCAACATCTATCACTTAGCTGAGGAAAGATATGGCATAGATTTTAAAAACTATTTGATGGAACACTATGAACAAATTGATTTCCTTGTCAATCTCGCTCAGAAAAATGGGATTGTATTGATGGATGGGGTTGGATTTGGTGCTAATCCTGGTGATTTAAGAGTATCTGAAGCCAACTTGCCAACGAAAGATTACCAACAAATTGGCTTACAAATGCTTGAATTGTTGAATGATTATTATCAAACATTTAAAAAGAATCAATAA
- the trpX gene encoding tryptophan ABC transporter substrate-binding protein, with amino-acid sequence MRMNKRLMYIMIGLCVMVICGIGYSHYTQQQHTSKELPTIGVLQFVSHPSLDLIREGFIDEMAKQGYKDNQTAHIMYQNAQGDQSKLSSMSQQLLSREPDILVGIATPAAQALANQTTSIPIMLGAISDPVGAGLVASREHPGGNITGVSHQAPVKQQIKLIKDILPEVKTVGVIYCSAEDNSIFQVEQFKKEVGDQFDIKTYVVPSTNEIAQMSHVMVSEVDAVYIPTDNIIANGYQTLVDIADKASIPLFPSVDTMVTDGGLATVGINQYQLGVKTAQMTVDVLEGNSDPSDTPVYTFTEGDLIINEEKAQKLGITIPETIKEEAKK; translated from the coding sequence ATGAGAATGAACAAACGATTAATGTATATCATGATAGGGCTATGTGTGATGGTAATATGTGGAATTGGATACAGTCATTATACCCAACAGCAACATACTTCTAAAGAATTGCCAACGATTGGTGTGTTACAGTTTGTTAGTCACCCCTCTCTTGATTTAATTCGGGAAGGCTTTATTGATGAGATGGCCAAACAAGGATATAAAGATAACCAAACAGCTCATATCATGTATCAAAATGCCCAAGGAGATCAGAGTAAACTATCTAGTATGAGTCAACAATTACTCAGTCGAGAACCTGATATTCTAGTGGGGATCGCTACTCCTGCTGCACAAGCATTAGCCAATCAAACAACGTCCATTCCGATTATGTTAGGAGCCATTAGCGATCCAGTTGGAGCAGGATTAGTAGCATCACGAGAGCATCCTGGGGGAAATATTACTGGAGTGAGTCATCAAGCTCCAGTTAAACAACAAATAAAACTTATTAAAGATATATTACCTGAAGTTAAAACCGTTGGAGTGATTTATTGTTCAGCAGAAGATAACTCTATTTTTCAAGTTGAGCAATTCAAAAAAGAAGTTGGCGACCAATTTGACATTAAAACATATGTGGTTCCATCAACCAATGAAATCGCCCAAATGTCACACGTTATGGTGAGTGAAGTTGATGCAGTGTATATTCCGACAGATAATATTATTGCTAATGGTTACCAAACGTTAGTCGATATTGCTGATAAAGCATCTATACCTCTTTTTCCATCAGTTGATACCATGGTTACAGATGGTGGGCTTGCTACGGTTGGTATCAACCAGTATCAATTAGGTGTCAAAACAGCTCAAATGACTGTTGATGTATTAGAAGGTAACTCAGATCCAAGTGATACGCCAGTTTATACTTTTACAGAAGGCGACTTAATTATAAATGAAGAAAAAGCACAAAAATTAGGTATCACGATACCAGAGACAATAAAAGAGGAGGCAAAAAAATGA
- a CDS encoding Dyp-type peroxidase: MSIQPNKAQDVWKDAGEHVQFTLLSFKRENKELEKNKIAEFVDRSQAIIRSLRIRDASLTAESGLKVSIGFSNSAWDYLFDGKHKPKELETYQTLSSDKYTMPAIDADLFFHIRGENEAVVYEAQTQFMRFLKDIVTVVDETKGFRYFEGRAIIGFIDGTEAPTVEDAADYALIGDEDKDFINGSYAFAQKWLHNMDFWNHLQTEEQEKAVGREKFTDLELEEQDKFANAHNIASKFNQDGEEQKIIRMNVPFSNPASGQTGTYFIGYARHWTITKGMLTNMLKNSDYLLSFSDILFGQLFFIPSKDTLSQIVDGTLN, translated from the coding sequence ATGAGTATTCAACCTAACAAAGCACAAGACGTATGGAAAGATGCTGGTGAGCACGTTCAGTTTACTTTATTGTCATTTAAACGTGAGAATAAAGAACTAGAAAAAAATAAAATTGCGGAGTTCGTGGACAGATCACAAGCGATTATCCGCTCATTACGTATTCGTGATGCTAGTTTAACGGCTGAGTCTGGTTTAAAAGTGTCGATTGGCTTTAGTAATTCTGCATGGGATTATTTATTTGATGGGAAACACAAACCTAAAGAGTTGGAAACTTATCAAACGTTATCAAGTGATAAATATACTATGCCTGCAATTGATGCTGATTTATTTTTCCATATTCGTGGTGAAAATGAAGCCGTCGTCTATGAAGCTCAAACCCAATTCATGCGTTTTTTAAAAGATATTGTGACTGTTGTTGATGAAACAAAGGGATTTCGTTACTTCGAAGGAAGAGCAATTATTGGTTTCATCGACGGGACAGAAGCTCCGACTGTGGAAGATGCGGCTGATTATGCGTTGATTGGCGACGAGGATAAAGACTTTATTAATGGCTCTTACGCTTTTGCACAAAAATGGCTTCACAACATGGATTTTTGGAATCATCTACAAACAGAAGAACAAGAAAAAGCAGTTGGTCGTGAAAAGTTTACTGATCTTGAATTAGAAGAACAGGATAAATTTGCTAACGCACATAATATTGCATCAAAATTTAATCAAGATGGAGAAGAACAAAAAATCATCCGAATGAACGTCCCATTTTCAAATCCAGCATCAGGTCAGACTGGCACTTATTTTATTGGTTATGCTAGACATTGGACGATTACAAAAGGTATGCTAACCAATATGTTAAAAAACTCGGATTATTTACTTAGTTTTTCAGATATTTTATTCGGGCAATTATTCTTTATCCCTTCAAAAGACACGTTATCTCAAATCGTTGATGGCACACTAAATTAG
- a CDS encoding DUF998 domain-containing protein, translating to MSNKKYEIEVPAPLLDSIKGSDDMVQIRRESTKLIIEKPTNYKNNESVSLRYFIYPSIVVTVIFFLSVMTRKMSQVPLTGNVSIASHLIYLGLISGMCSFTYFFIKGKKNPKNKSTQDIYWRNVPTIIFSFTVTLALLLSAFFWMISKLFVGASFDVLTAGAVFFFFACVINYYMIYSANIFTSSMIVSLLISVIMGGVFFAMLTNSQSKWWQYNFSYLGTNDVVRSWPFNLTLILASLLMIALVDYLFVSLNNHGYKGKGIATLRILMTMLSLSLGGVGFFPNNKGVWHEMHNRAANLMVLIIILLIIGIKWLLPKVTKEFLIVSYAIAICLVVSNFLFETIGYLSLTVFEIIAFGLAFSWILLLLQQINRLTSYDDDVILINLKDITQKEVEK from the coding sequence ATGTCCAACAAAAAATATGAAATTGAAGTGCCTGCCCCTTTACTCGACTCTATAAAGGGATCGGATGATATGGTTCAAATTAGACGCGAATCGACTAAATTAATTATTGAAAAACCAACTAACTATAAGAATAATGAATCTGTGTCATTACGGTACTTTATTTACCCGTCGATTGTTGTGACAGTTATTTTTTTCTTATCCGTTATGACGAGAAAAATGTCGCAAGTTCCACTTACAGGTAATGTTTCGATAGCCAGTCACTTGATTTATCTTGGATTGATTAGTGGCATGTGCTCATTTACTTATTTTTTTATAAAAGGCAAAAAAAATCCTAAAAATAAATCAACACAAGATATTTACTGGCGTAATGTACCGACTATTATCTTTTCGTTTACTGTCACACTTGCGTTATTATTATCAGCGTTCTTTTGGATGATTAGTAAGTTATTTGTCGGGGCAAGTTTTGATGTATTAACAGCAGGGGCTGTGTTTTTCTTTTTTGCCTGTGTGATTAACTATTACATGATTTATTCAGCCAATATTTTCACCTCATCCATGATTGTCTCCTTACTTATCTCCGTTATTATGGGTGGTGTATTCTTTGCAATGCTAACTAACAGTCAGAGTAAGTGGTGGCAATACAATTTTAGCTATCTTGGTACAAATGATGTCGTTCGTAGTTGGCCGTTTAACCTAACGCTAATACTCGCTTCACTTCTCATGATTGCTTTAGTCGATTATTTGTTTGTTAGTCTCAATAACCATGGCTACAAAGGAAAAGGTATCGCAACCTTACGTATTCTAATGACGATGCTATCACTTTCGCTTGGTGGAGTTGGATTCTTCCCTAACAATAAAGGTGTGTGGCACGAGATGCACAATAGAGCAGCTAACTTGATGGTGCTGATCATTATCCTCTTAATTATCGGGATTAAATGGTTGCTACCAAAAGTAACCAAAGAGTTTTTAATTGTTTCCTATGCAATAGCAATTTGTTTAGTCGTCTCAAACTTTTTATTTGAAACAATTGGTTATCTATCACTCACAGTATTTGAGATTATAGCGTTTGGCTTAGCGTTTAGTTGGATACTTTTACTACTACAACAAATCAACCGCCTAACGTCTTACGATGATGATGTCATTTTGATTAATTTAAAGGATATAACACAAAAAGAAGTGGAGAAATAA